The genomic stretch CAGGGgagatgctaatgctaacgctaacgcTATTGCTGCTGCTCCGTGCGCGTGACGTCAAACTCGTGTTTTCTGACTTTTCTGTCAGAATTAAAGTTCGGATTATTTACGTATTTACATAAGCACAACCACATGAAGTTAGAAAAATCTATAACTTTATAAGCGTAATGACTTTACTGTGAGGCCAAATCAACACAACCTGACGTGTGATTTTAACCCCTTCGGTGTTGtgggttttatttctcttacaccacagcaacttgtttttgttttgtttttgccacAATTACAAATTTACAGCCGTTTATAAATGCTGTTCTCGCTGACTTTATAGCAATCAATTAATTAGTCATTTCCACACCCATGGACACCTGCCCTTTACACCCGGGTGTGCTTGTTGAAGCAAATGTCCATACCAGATTTATTCCCCCTGAGTTTGCGGTTATAATGCGCTCCAATCTTCTCTCCTGTGAAGTCTTTGCACTAGAAgttggagcgtgtgtgtgtggggattagtgatcattcagctacaagagtattagtgagatcagacactgatgttgtgagagtgaggaggtctggggttcagtcagtgttccagttcatcctaaaggtgttcagtggggttgagtcagagtcagggctctgtgccggacactccagttcttccactccaaccttaacacaccatgtcttcatggagctcaggggctttgtgcacaggggcattgtcatgctggaacagggttcgagtctcttaGATCCAGGTGAAGAGAACttataatgctacagcatacagagacattatACAGTTGTGAGCTCCAAAGTTTGTGAGAACAGCTTGGAGtagaagcacatatgggtgtgatggtcaggggtgcacatacttttggttaGTTGCATTTATCGTTGTAATAAAATCTACAAGACCAGTTTCTGTTCTCACTTACGTTAAAGCCGCTATAAACAATTGTTTCCACACCAGTGtctctttttatccttttaaaGTTTTCTGCAATAAAGACATATCTATgattatacattttttgttaCATGTGCATTTATCCTTTTATTAGTCTTGCATTAAACACCGTCTGGCCAATCAAAAAGAGAATTCAATAGTGTTGTGGTGTAAAAACTTATTAATGgctcattttaatattaataaaaactaGAAAATGCTAGAAAACTTGCCCTAGATTTTACAgaactcatctaatgtcataacattgtgtgtgtttcaagtgGTCTTGCGTGTTGTAGATACAGTAAATGTATATTTGATTGAGCCTCAGCTAAGCAGTTGCATGTGCCATaaacagaaatgattaaaaacccATTTAAATCCTGCTCCTCTTGCACAAAAACATCAATGCTTACTTTTAAATCGATTAACCTATAGTAGAAACTAAATACGAAATAATAGTGAAGCAAAGTAGAAAGTCCAGTTTATTTCGTTTCAGAATTAGGAATCAATAATTACATAAAAGCACAATGTTGTATGTAAACATTATGTTTCAATATCTTTCAGTTTGCTCTATTTACAGAATATTAGCTAAACCCTTAAATCTTTAAATTCTACCAGGATAAACAGACCAAAATAAGGCAATGGTAAGAACTTTAGCTGAGAATTAAGGTCAAGTACACAGCATTAAACAGCAGATTAGTCTATGTGGTTAAAGGGCGAGTCATAAACATTATGTATGTGGGTAATCTATTAAGGAAATGGCCCAGCACTCAACAGGCATGGGAAAGTCGATCAGAGATTGGTTTTCAACACTTAACTATGGCTTtctgaaaatgcaacaaattgGGTCCTAAATAGCTCAAACCTCACAGACGACGATGCGGAACGAAAGGGTTTATGCATGCTTTGTTGAATGAAAATATGAATGAAACAGTTTGAGAGGTCATCtgatctatacatccatccatccatggtctatacccactttattcctaattagggtcatggggatctgctggaatCCATCCCAgtacacattgggcgaaaggcgggtgtccaccctggacaggtcaccagtccatcacagggccacatatagacagacaacacacacactcactcctatgggcaattcagaattaccaatcaacctaagtACCCAGAGTACCCAGaataaacccacgcaggcacagggagaacatgcaaactccacacagaaatgcCCCTGCcaattcgaacccaggaccttcttgctgtgaggcaacagtgctaaccactaagcttctGTGCTGCCCTTATCTACACATATTAATCATAGACTATTGTCCATTCACCTGCCAAATAAGGACCTGCATCCTATTATACATACAGCACCAAAAATTACTAAAGAAACTTTCCAAATGgtcttaattattttatttttttttcatattctttGTGTTGAAATACATGCTTCTGCTGGGAACTTTGTCAATGCAGAAGACAAAACGTGACAACCCATTAAAATGTTACAGAAGGGCTTGTGTCATCCGTTTGTTTGTCCACCTCTGTTGTGTAACATTTACAAAAGGTCAACAGTTGCTTTGCAAGGATATGATTATTCCAGCTCATAACTtcacaagaaaacaaaaccTGCATTCTGTTATACATTGATAATCATACTACTAATGTTAATCATACTAGCAATTAAATATTTTGTGagatatatattattttcagagggtttttttgtgtgactgtacaatattttatataattaattataaattattatattatataattgttatttttattatattatatttttattatattatatatataattaattataaattaattatattataatttaaatgtaaatatttaaaatgattacttACATGtatgttaaaatatttaaatatgttaaaatgttatttaaatattaaaaagcataaaataatatatttattacaaatattatttaatagattattattattattatttctgatgttaataaaaataataagaatttttaaatgcaacACTGCTCAACTGCTGGAAGTTTCTGATCAGACTCGTGTATCGTGTTGCATAAGGTGTCGTAGAAATTCTTCACAAATCATGATATATTTCTATCGAATCGCCCCACCACAGAAATGTGTAACCGAAGAGCTTCACTCTGCACtgaaaatgtctttttaaaaaatctttaataagAATCACTAAAACGGTACTCAACAACACTGAATGTTCAcaataaatcacaccaaaacatGGATTTTAATCTAACACAGGTTTGTTGTAAATCCGACAGCAGCTGTTGTGGATCAGCGCATGGGCCAGAAACCCCACGCAACTCCGGGCAGGATCAGAGCTATGAGCACAGAGGAGAAGAGGTTTACTCCGTTGTTATCCAAAATGGGTTTCCCAGATATCCATTTCACTTTCGGTGACGCAGAGTTGACAACCTTCCCAGTGCTTTCATCATAGCCttgatagaaaaataaaacaaatgataaaGTTGAAGAGTAAAACAAGACGACGGCATATTTGTGTGTAATCTTCTTGTGATTTAACTGCGTGAGATTGATAGATGTTACCTGAATACTGCATGACTGCACCCAGTAAAGAGTCGAGCACCGAGCCGAGTAAACCGGCCGCAGCGCCGAACACAACCAGAGGCCACTGCGGTGCAGCTGAGTGCAGATCGCTAACCAGCAGCAGCTGAGTAATGAAGTATGCCACGCCCACAGTGGCTCCGCCGAGCAAACTCGCTACCAGACCCACGACGGTCACGCCTCCATTGGTACCTGTGaggaaagaaagcaaaatagaaacatttacatGGTGCTCGAAAGTTTGTAAAACCTTTGGAATGTTCTAGATTTTGGCATAAATACAACCTAAATAAAATCATCAGATTTACAGAAAAGTCCTAAGTAAAGCCggttaaacaaatgaaacaaaaatacaatGTTTGGTAATATATAGAGTGGTGCTCAAAAGTTTGTAAACCCTTTAGAATCTTTTAcctttctgcaaaaaaaaaaaaaaaaagacctaaTGCATTATCAAATATCCCCACAAATATCCCCACAAAAAAGAGaacaaacaaatgagacaaaaatATTACACTTGGTCATTTATTTCTTGAGGAAAATGACCCAGTATAACATGTCTCTGAGTGGCAAATGTATATGAAGCTCTAGGATTAGCAGTTAATTTGAAGAGTCAAATGTTTTCAGTCTATTTCCGATATTTCTATCATTTAAAGGGTTCACAAACTTTTAAGCGCCACTGGGCGGAAGCTGTACAATTACAAGGCACTGGAAGTTTTATTGGTTTTAGTCTTGTGTGATATAATGATTAATCACCTCTACACAATATCACACTGACCAGAACCACTCGAttcactctccagtgtcagagagctGTGAGGGTTATCCAGCACCTATCGTCCTCACCTGCTGGGACTTCCTTCCACGTAGTAATAAGCCTGGGTCGGCTCTTACTGAGAACAGGACCCACTTCTGAAGCCCATGTGTCCCCTGTACTGCAGGCCAAAGCTCCCAGGAGTGACAGGCACATCCAGGATGCGGAGTACTGCATCGAAAAATCTATAGCCATCTCGCCTGGGCCGACTTCTATCATGTAGAGCAAGGCGAGTTCTGTCGGCACGCCTCCGTTACAGAAAACCTGTATCCAGTTCCTCTGGCCACCTGCAGATCAACATTCGATTAATAAAACATGACTATAATAAGGTTTATCTGTTTCTACTAAGACTAGCAAGACAAGACCATACATCTCATTGGATCTCTTCCAATCTACAGGACTCTGGACTAATTTGATCctgaatttcatttaattaatcaatcaaatatttcagattttttgtgaaatttttgtgtttttttgtgatcGTTGCTAAAAAAGCTTCATTTTGTGTGCAACTTTTGGTGTTTTTCTTGTATAAATCTAGTTAAACCAGCTGAACTACAAGCACAGGagtcttcttttaaactccatCCAGTTAACACACATATGTACTGACTTTCTATAAGATCTGTACACGTTCACACATGGAAGAGGGATCTGACTGAACATTACACTACAAAATTCTGCAGAAAAATTGCAAGCCCTCCCGCAAATATAACTTCGCTTAAATTTGCATTAATATCTGCAATCCCAAACTTATAAAATCCTGGAGAGATTAATCCTGGACTAATCATTTTGACCTTTatcagaattattattttagaaactTCAATAACCTTTATTATCAGAAGGCAGTGTTTATTGAGGCATCTAATGGTTGCACATCTAACAATACCCTTATATGTTTCCAGTAGAAGCgtaacatatgtaaaaatacTTTACGATTTCTGTGAGTGACTGAAGAATCTGCCTCCTGTCTTTGTATTCAGGTATTGTGTGTACGAAATTGCGTATTTCTAAGCTAGGATTTAGGTTAAAGCCGTCCTGCAGATTGGGAAGAGCTGCTTAGGAACAACATCTCTGCTGCACCGTTTCTTACTGGAGTGTAAAGAAGCTGAAGGCATCACGGGATAAACGTCGACATCATACTGGAATGAGTTAAACAGAAGAGTCACCTTCTTTATATTCCGAGTCGATGCGTTTCTTGAGCGCTCCTTTCCATCGCGTCAGTTTGCTGGAGGTGATGAAGAACGCAAACAAAGCTGCCAGGAAGCTCATGTTGGCCAAGGTGAGAATAAAACCAACCAGCAATGCTGCAACACACAAAAAACGCTCAGACAGAAATACACTCTTCATTACAATAAAACCCTTCCCTAGAAAACTCTTCAGTTACAGCTGTAAAGCTAGAAGCCTCTTGGATTTACACTGAAGCTATAATTTATATACGAGATGAACTTTTTGTTTTATCTGCACACTGAGAGTTGGGAACTCTCAGGTAAATGCACACTgactacacaaaacacacacacacacacaggctcctGTTAAGAGGCATCATTTCTTTAGTCGTAATTGTGCAGCCAAGCTTATTTGTCTCAGATTTCTTTTGATTTGCCTTTCCCCCCCAAATCATTAATATTAAAGTTTTTAATACTCAAGTTTTCATtaaatttgtgtgtatttgtaataatttataGAGAAATCCCAAGTCTTCAAATAACTTGGAgagttgtgtatatgtgcatcCATCGAGTTTATTAAAGTGTACTTTAAAGTCTTGTGATATGTTAAGTGTCGGTTCTTCCTGTTGCTGTTGTGGCACCACATTTTCCCCATGGGAATTGGCAAAAGTACTCTCTActctaaatgaaataaataactgaCTTGATAGCTTCATTTCTGTATACATTTGATAGCAACTGATAAAGGAAGCTTTGGGATTTCTTCAGAAACTCAAATACTGTTGTAGTTTTTGAGAAAAGattgctgaatgaatgaacaaacatttCATGGAAACTGTGAAATTTCCTGAATGGTTCCAAGCTATATGAAATGCATCACTGCAGCTCCGGACACCTCTAAGCCCTGCCTCCTAATTATCTTGTATCCTGTGAGGGATTTGTGGTTCCTTCAGCACTCTTTCAGAACATTACCTCCTAAACAACCTCCAAAATCCAGACTCTTTTTCTTAAAAGCGCGAGATGTGATAACAAGCGGGACCAGAACCGAGAACAGCCATCGCCATGGAGATACAGGCTGCAACGTCCCTGGAGGAAAAACATGACACCGAGTCGAATCATGAAGATCTGTTGAACTGTAAATAAAAGTCAAGAAGCGTGTGAAAGTGTGAGCTCACCGGAGTATGTGCTGATGGCTATGGATATGATccagaaggacagagagatggCCAAAGTGAAACACAACACTATGATATCAGTCATCATCTTGACACACTTCTTTATCAGTTTATCGTCCGTCAACAAAACCTGTTACTCCTTCTGAGAGGCGCAGCTGTAACACAcgagagaaaaacacaaaaatatatcaaatcaaCACAGAGACGCTCACATGCTTCAAAATGCAACACAGGTCCATGTTAGAAATAGCCAAGAACACCTGGACCACATCTGGATAGTAGTTAATCGTTCTGCAGTTTTAAATCAGAAGAAGCAGAAACTCTCACAGGCTCAGAGGAGAAAAGACTAAATCTATTAATTAAACTCTGGGTGATATCACAGCTTAATatcaaaattttaataaattataaggTTATAGACTGAGATATTACATACAGAAATATTGTAGGTATCATGATCatgttgaaatatttaaacaatttcTTTGGACTTTGGAAGCAGAGtggataaatatttcatttattttttgttcatttatttatttgtaaaatgttatctttttattttttttgtggacattaaacaaaagttttttttgtactttaaatacattttgcctatatagaatatttcatttatttttttatttatatttttaaatgtattttgtacttgtgaatacatttgtatgtagagattatttcatttacgtttcatttatatatatatttttttgtgatcTGAAGCGGTCTCtagcaaaagaatttccttcgggattaataaagttaatCTTATCTGATCTTTAACACAGCactaaaaaacaaatccaacttTTACTGGCagcttatttttttgtttaaagtaaTCATAGGAATGTCttgaaatatagaaatatgatGGTTTCATGTCAACCaaatccctccctccctccatccatccatcatccatctagCAGAAATATTTGCTGAGAACATGCTGTGCCATTCATCTTAAACAATCCCAGTAAATCCACTCATTGTTTCTTGTTAGGGCAGcacggtggtttagtggttagcactgttgcctcacagcaagaaggcaggggcctttctgtgtggagtttgcatgttctcacgtgggtttactccgggtaatccggtttcctcccacagtccaaaaacatgtacattaggttgactggtaggAGTCCCATAGGAGAGagatatgtgtggccctgtgatggactgttgacctgtccagggtgtacccctgcctttcgcccaaatagctgatccccgtgaccctaattaggaataaagcgggtatagaagatgtATGTTTCTTGTTAGAAGTGGAGTAAGTGAATGAAGCTTTAATGATGAGTCCAAATATTACATCAAGTTGAAATATACACTTTACagccaacatctagtggaaacaTCTAATGATTTTAAGCAAACGTGGTCCACAACGAGGGTTGGGGATCTCGCTCATGGATCCAGCATGGACTCTTCTGATCAAAGTTGAACACCTTCAGATCTGTTGATTGCAGAGCCTCGTCAATGAAACACCAATCTTTGTGTTTAAAGCATGTTTAACCCATCTTAAAAACTCTAAAGCTCAGACTCCGTTTCTCTGTAACACGATTTTCTTTCCTGCTTCCTAACGTCCATTCAGAACAAAAGACCGGATAGTGAGTAAGGGGCCGTTAATAGGTTTacagtgagaacaggaactaaccaCATTACCTCCATCAATAAACGGTTAACAATATGATGTTTTTAATCATCTCACATACTAACCATTTAGAGCATCACTAGGACATCCATTTTCATCAATCTGAATGAATTCAATCTGGCTGCAGAGTAAGAAAGTACTGTTCGTAGTGTAACCTAATTATTGCAATCCGAATCaaatattatgtgtgtgtgcattcataCATTCCAAACAAACTTTCTGTGTAAACTCAagaggtgaacacacacacacacacacacacacacacacacaccactgcactgCGCATGTCTGCCAGGTATTGCTGAATCTGATCAACAGGCATGGCTAATTTGTTTCCCAATCTACCGGATTATTTCAGATCTACACCACTCTTTTCAATCGGATCAAAATATAATTCGAATCCAGTTCAATAGTATCAATCCAAGTGTTTACATGAACGCTTTTCAATTGAGATTCTTTGGTCGCATGGAAACGTACCTAGTGTGGCgtgtcattaaaataaaatcattagtTTATaatcatcactacacacaccacttctcgcgcgcacacacacacacaccagcacgcGCACAACTTCTATCCCCAGACTACTCGACAGCAGAATAGCCGATGTGCTGGACTTCCGGTTTCAAATTAGACGTTAGcagaaattatttttagaaaCCGGTACCGTGACGAAACTGATCACGATGTCGATACTGTCGATACCCCCTTAGTCTAACTGTATACACGACGGTCAGGTGTTTATCTTCTGGAGTCCGCTGTGACGTCAGGGTTGACCGGAAGTGTACCTGCAGTACAGGAAGCCTCGGTGTCGCTGAGGTGCTTGTTCCATGTTAACAGCCAAAAAAAGCGTTCATTAAACAGCTTTTAATGCGGAATCCTCGGCGCTGTTCCAGCACACATGTATTCATTCAGAGTACTGTACTGCTTCTACTGCTGTCCTGTCATTCACAGATACTCTCTACTGACACCTACTGGGACATCTCGGAGCAGCGCCATAACCTCGGAACTACGACTAGGAAATAAACAAAGGATACGCTCCCTCAACTCGGAGTTCCGGAATACCTGCTGGGGAATATATAGAAAAGCATATCAATTGGTTCCCATAGTTACCAGACCAGACCCTCTCACGTGTTCTGAACATTATcacatcatgcactgtgtgggATTTGATAAAGTGGCGTAAGTCTAACATTTTGCACCCAAAAATTTCACTCAGGGAATAATAAGGTTCATCCATCCTCCcatcatcaatccatccatccttctgtaAATCCTTTGATCTATCCAGCTGTCTATCCCTTCATCCATTATCTACTcctctgtccatccatttatctgtcTAGCTCTCCAGCCATCCATCCtcccatcatccatccatccttctgtaAATCCTTTGATCTATCCAGCTGTCTATCCCTTCATCCACTATCTACTCCTCTGTCcctctatttatctatccatctatccatccagctATCTACACTGAGAAGAAAATAACTATTTGGAcacttgtttttgttatttaatatacttCAAATGCATGTATCCCCTTCACATTTAcacataaaatgttttctggCTTTGTtcctataaatataaataataagttGAATTATTGCCAACGGGTTTATCTTTGTATTATCTTTTGTTCCAAAATGTTCTGATTTTAAATCTGGTttaagtcctgacctcaacctgatagaacacctttgggatgaattagagcggagactgtgagccagaccttctcgtccaacatcagtgcctgacctcacaaatgctcttctagaggaatggtcaaaaattcccataaacactctcctaaaccttgtggaaagccttccctgaagagttgaagctgttatagctgtaaggggcgggacaactccatattacattcatgtgcatgtaaaggcaggtgtcccaaaacatttggcctggctcacagtctccactctaattcatcacaaaatgtcttggtatgaagctgaagcattaagagttcctttcactggaactaatgatttagaggggtgtcccaaaacttttggcaatatagtgtatctaagtGGGATCTGGGAAACTGAAGGGTTCTAAGAAGCATAGCAAAGGtttatgactttatttatttgtttgcttgtttttgtttgtttggatcaATTATCGTCAGTGATATTGATATTGGTTCTtagtttttagttttaaattattggtgtatttttaattgttatCTCAGTGGAATTGAATGGGTTTAAGAGAccagatccaccatgaccctgaccaggttAAAAGCTTATCGAGGATATCctgcatataaataaatgaaccatGTTTGAAGTAGGTTTGTATTCATCACCAACATTTCAGCTTAagcattattaatttaattaaagtatAGACCACAGTTCACCATGTTGTAGTTGTTCCTTATTTTCACTTCTTCACCATTCATCTTACACCCtgaacacgtttttttttttttcactttatcaTGTGCACATCCCGAAGCCAccactcatttattttttttaaaatgtctttaatacaaatatatataggAGATATAAAAACAGAGAGTCTATATACAGACATAAGAATGTACACTTCAGTGGTGAAGAaaagcttcatcatcatcatcatcatcatcatcaccaactaAACAGTTCTCTTCCGTAATTGTTCAGGTTCATATAAAGTTTCTCCCggg from Hemibagrus wyckioides isolate EC202008001 linkage group LG19, SWU_Hwy_1.0, whole genome shotgun sequence encodes the following:
- the tmem19 gene encoding transmembrane protein 19; the encoded protein is MMTDIIVLCFTLAISLSFWIISIAISTYSGTLQPVSPWRWLFSVLVPLVITSRAFKKKSLDFGGCLGALLVGFILTLANMSFLAALFAFFITSSKLTRWKGALKKRIDSEYKEGGQRNWIQVFCNGGVPTELALLYMIEVGPGEMAIDFSMQYSASWMCLSLLGALACSTGDTWASEVGPVLSKSRPRLITTWKEVPAGTNGGVTVVGLVASLLGGATVGVAYFITQLLLVSDLHSAAPQWPLVVFGAAAGLLGSVLDSLLGAVMQYSGYDESTGKVVNSASPKVKWISGKPILDNNGVNLFSSVLIALILPGVAWGFWPMR